Within the Paenibacillus sp. AN1007 genome, the region ACCAGTGCGGCGCCTTCTAAAAGTTGAACCGCACTAACCAAAAACACCCCGATAATTCCTTCATTGGAATTGTCGGGGTGTTTTGTATACAAGACATAGGATACGTCATCCTAATTATTTGCATGTTTATTCGTATTCTCAGGGTCGTTCACTGAAGCAGCCTGCTGCAGCGCCTTCATTTTCTCTTCATATATCCGTCCTCTGGTCGGACTTCGCCGCTGCGGTACATTGGGCTTCAACTCCAGCGATCTGTTCTGCACCAATTGGGTAAGCGCACTATCCTCAATGGCGATGGACAAATCCCGATATTCGAGCAAACTCCATTCATTTTGCCGCAGCTCCCTAACGAGTTCACGAACATCCTCTCTCAGCTCTCCGAGCCGGATTCCGAGAACAACGTCTGGAAACGAAGCCAGCAAGTCGAGTGAACTCTGCAGCATCATGAGACCTCCGCGATAATTACCGTTTCTGTAATGATAGAGTCCCACCGCAATCTGCAGCAGTCCTTTATACAGCGGGTCACGGTCACATTCGAGCCACAGCTCCTCGAGCACCTCATGGCACTCAAAATAGTCCTGATCCCGATTAAAATAAATCAAATAATCAATGTAGAGCGGTTCATAGCTGCTCATCGGGATTTTCGCCCTTTCTGGCGTTGTTCAGAAGTTTCTTCACATCATCCAGCAGCACCTTAAGACCCTCCATATCATTCCGTTCCCAGCAGTCATTGAATCGTCGCTGTGCTTCAATCGCCTCATGAACGAGATGATAGAAATACAGCTGTTGAATGATGCTGAGTGTTCTAGACACAATATTAGAGTCATCCTCGAACGCCTTTTGTGCCTCCAAAATCTGCAGGCGAATCGCTGACATCTCATTATCCAGAACGAATGCAGCCTCTGCCGTTTTCTTCAATCTTGCTCTCATATCATCCGGAAGGCTTTCCCGGTATTTATAGCTTAAGGAATGTTCAATCGTTGCCCAGAAATTCATCGCCAGCGTCCGAATCTGAATTTCGGCAAGCACCTTTTTCTGACCCAAGGCTGTTTGTACCGGATACTCAATAATCATATGGAAACTGCGATAACCACTCTCTTTGAAGTTAGTAATATAATCTTTTTCAATAAGGACTGTCAGATCCTTCCTTGCCCTGATATATTCGGCAACCCGGCGAATATCATCGACGAACTGACACATGATCCGAATACCAGCAATATCCTCGATGCCTGTTTCCACATCATCCAGCGCCACATTGAGGCGTCTTGATTTTTCCAGAATGCTGGAGATTTTTTTGACACGGCCAGTAACGAATTCTATCGGGGCATACTCTTCCCGTTTCTTTAGTTCGGCCCGCATCGTCTTGAACTTGACCTTCAATTCCTCTACCGCTTGTTCATAAGGAAGTAAAAATGTACCCCAGTCTCTACCGTCCATGGTTAAGCCTCCTGTCTCTATAGCATCCCCTGTTCTTATCCATTATACATGATGTTTGCCGGGGGGAAGAGTCCCGATCCATAATACACTCTTCCTTGCTTCTATCATTCCAGTTCTGGGGATTTTATCGCTGCTTAACGGTGATCGGCACCGACAGCCTCTGAAATATGACTGTAACCGTCCCTCCGCAGTAATTCGCGCAGTCCCGCGTGAATGCGGCGGTTGACCTCTGGCCCTTCATAGATCAGAGCAGTATAGATTTCCACCAGACTTGCCCCGGCTTTAATTTTCTCATAAGCATCCTCACTTGTAAAAATACCGCCTGAGCCAATAATGGGAAGCCTGCCCTCTGTCTGTTTGTAAACCTGGCGAATAATCTCGGTTGAACGCTCACGCAGCGGCCTGCCGCTCAGCCCGCCTGTTTCCTTCGCATGCTGGTGCGAAAGACCTTCACGGCTGATCGTTGTATTCGTTGCAATAATACCCGACACCCCGCTTGCAGCAATCGTACTAACCATATACTCAAGTTCCTGATCATTGACGTCAGGCGCTATTTTGACAAGTACAGATTTGGCTGTTCCGCCAGCCTGAGCCTGTTGACTGTTCATCTCGCTCATCACGGCAGCAAGCAGTTCCTTTAATTCATTCCCATGCTGCAGATTACGCAGATCCGGCGTATTTGGTGAACTGATGTTCACTACAAACAGGTCAGCATAATTATATAACGCCCGAATGCACTTCGCATAATCCAGATGAGCTTCCTCATTTGGAGTTACTTTGTTTTTGCCGATATTAACCGCGACGGGAATCGGTCTTTCCTGAAGACGCGCAAGCTCGCCTGCCATTGCTTCTGCCCCCAGATTATTGAAGCCCATTCGGTTCACCAGGGCCTCATCTGGCGGCAAACGGAACAGACGCGGCTGTTCATTACCGGACTGTGCCAGAGGTGTTACCGTGCCCACTTCCATAAATCCGAATCCGATGGAGGAAAAGCCGGTTACAGCCTGTCCGTTCTTGTCCAGACCTGCAGCAAGACCAACCGGTGTAGGAAAATGACAACCGAACATATCGACTGCCAGATCCGGGGTTTCACGGACACCGTAAATCACACGCAGCCCGGACGGAACCGGACGGACCCTGCCCACACCACTAAGACCACCGATGATCAGATGATGGGCCTGTTCCGGGTCCATTTTGAACAATAAAGGTTTAGCAAGACTTTTGTATAACAAATCACTCACTCCGTTCTAGTCCGGTACGCCATATAGCCGCTCCCCGTCTCTTATATGTAAAAAACCTACACATAAGTCTAGCCGTTTCTTACTCAAAAAGAAAGACATTTGCGCATAGACAAACAAATTTCAAATCAGGCCTTATATACATAAGAAATCAACCCACCTACTGGAAATAACGATCTGAATTCTTTACAATGAGAGCAGGGTTACCTAGACCAGTTCGATACATATTAAGGAGGAAAAAACATGGCTCAGAAACGTAAACCGCCTGCACTGCAGCAAAAGAAAGAAGAAGTTAATCGCAAAGCCATCATATGGACAGCAGCCAGTGTTGGCGGCTTGATCATTATTATTGGTGCTCTGATTATTATTGCCAATATGTAGATGATGCAGCAGGACTAACCGAAATCCCTGCACATCTGACCTCGGCAAAACGGAAAATGGATGGACATGCCGAAATGCGCAGGATGAATTGCAGAACTAGTTTA harbors:
- a CDS encoding DUF309 domain-containing protein; this translates as MSSYEPLYIDYLIYFNRDQDYFECHEVLEELWLECDRDPLYKGLLQIAVGLYHYRNGNYRGGLMMLQSSLDLLASFPDVVLGIRLGELREDVRELVRELRQNEWSLLEYRDLSIAIEDSALTQLVQNRSLELKPNVPQRRSPTRGRIYEEKMKALQQAASVNDPENTNKHANN
- a CDS encoding GTP pyrophosphokinase family protein — encoded protein: MDGRDWGTFLLPYEQAVEELKVKFKTMRAELKKREEYAPIEFVTGRVKKISSILEKSRRLNVALDDVETGIEDIAGIRIMCQFVDDIRRVAEYIRARKDLTVLIEKDYITNFKESGYRSFHMIIEYPVQTALGQKKVLAEIQIRTLAMNFWATIEHSLSYKYRESLPDDMRARLKKTAEAAFVLDNEMSAIRLQILEAQKAFEDDSNIVSRTLSIIQQLYFYHLVHEAIEAQRRFNDCWERNDMEGLKVLLDDVKKLLNNARKGENPDEQL
- a CDS encoding quinone-dependent dihydroorotate dehydrogenase, which translates into the protein MLYKSLAKPLLFKMDPEQAHHLIIGGLSGVGRVRPVPSGLRVIYGVRETPDLAVDMFGCHFPTPVGLAAGLDKNGQAVTGFSSIGFGFMEVGTVTPLAQSGNEQPRLFRLPPDEALVNRMGFNNLGAEAMAGELARLQERPIPVAVNIGKNKVTPNEEAHLDYAKCIRALYNYADLFVVNISSPNTPDLRNLQHGNELKELLAAVMSEMNSQQAQAGGTAKSVLVKIAPDVNDQELEYMVSTIAASGVSGIIATNTTISREGLSHQHAKETGGLSGRPLRERSTEIIRQVYKQTEGRLPIIGSGGIFTSEDAYEKIKAGASLVEIYTALIYEGPEVNRRIHAGLRELLRRDGYSHISEAVGADHR